One window of the Acinetobacter equi genome contains the following:
- the lptF gene encoding LPS export ABC transporter permease LptF — translation MIIRRYLVKQVVSTSLVVIALLTLIMMGGRLIKYFGVAAQGRLDVSILFSIIGYRLPEFLTLILPLGFFIALMLVFGRLYVDHEMAVFNSSGLSRNHLAKLLVPMTIVFMIVQGFLMFWAGPWGVRKYEELTSTQAIRSGFDLVRPKEFISSGPYTIYAGDLSEDRKRLRDIFVYQRSGDVKKPDIIIMAREAERVDVPGDTASVVDLTEGRRYEILPGQPKYSHIEFESYRLRLENNKEAKFDSTEVDALPTTQLWENRQDPVVASELWWRVFVPFTVFVALFLAVALSEVNPRQGRYLKLFPSLLIFASLIVVLMALKTRITKEEVGVWSYPAVLIAYSLFAALFSRKQKLTAKFKNTTKQVRS, via the coding sequence TTGATTATTCGGCGTTATCTGGTCAAGCAAGTGGTTTCAACTTCATTGGTAGTGATTGCCTTATTGACATTGATCATGATGGGTGGTCGACTGATTAAGTATTTTGGTGTAGCTGCACAAGGGCGTTTAGATGTCAGTATTTTATTTAGCATTATTGGATACCGCTTACCAGAATTTTTGACATTAATTCTTCCATTAGGTTTTTTCATTGCATTAATGTTGGTTTTTGGTCGACTTTATGTTGACCATGAGATGGCTGTATTTAATAGCAGTGGGCTTAGTCGAAATCATTTAGCAAAGCTTCTTGTTCCAATGACTATTGTATTTATGATAGTACAAGGGTTCTTAATGTTTTGGGCAGGACCATGGGGTGTTAGAAAATATGAAGAACTCACCTCAACTCAAGCCATTCGTTCAGGATTTGATTTAGTTCGACCAAAAGAATTTATTTCATCTGGACCTTATACAATTTATGCAGGTGATCTTTCAGAAGATCGAAAAAGATTAAGAGATATTTTTGTTTATCAACGATCTGGTGATGTGAAAAAGCCAGATATTATTATTATGGCGAGAGAAGCTGAGCGAGTTGATGTCCCTGGTGATACAGCGAGTGTTGTTGATTTAACAGAAGGTCGCCGTTATGAAATCTTACCTGGACAACCAAAATATTCTCATATTGAGTTTGAGAGTTATCGATTACGGTTAGAAAATAATAAAGAAGCAAAATTTGATAGCACAGAAGTTGATGCGTTACCTACAACTCAGCTTTGGGAAAATAGACAAGATCCCGTTGTTGCAAGTGAATTATGGTGGCGTGTATTTGTTCCATTTACTGTATTTGTGGCGTTATTCTTAGCAGTTGCATTATCTGAAGTAAATCCACGACAAGGGCGATATTTAAAGCTTTTCCCTTCATTGCTCATTTTTGCAAGTTTAATCGTTGTTTTAATGGCACTTAAAACACGTATTACGAAAGAAGAAGTTGGGGTATGGAGTTATCCAGCAGTGCTTATCGCATATTCTCTTTTTGCTGCATTATTTTCACGTAAGCAAAAGTTAACGGCAAAGTTTAAAAATACCACCAAGCAAGTGAGGTCTTAA
- a CDS encoding cell division protein BlhA — MALNVGPDFKQRWLEAPEAVRQAYLDDLQRICEVLKPETALDTWIEYDLAQQQKSLETIDTAYAELKARLIEEAKIRRQQALEKKLAEKRAEEEAYAQQLLIDEEQKRIVETEKLSKLKDNVDLEIRRYASRYSKNPDSLGYFLTHHLNLSEHDAVEQIDSLKIRLELEADTLIEQTVQAFRAKLHAAAQDEIAYLLENSKIKKDN; from the coding sequence GTGGCATTAAATGTCGGACCAGATTTTAAACAGCGCTGGTTAGAAGCACCTGAAGCTGTACGTCAGGCATATCTTGATGATCTGCAACGTATCTGTGAAGTTCTTAAACCTGAAACTGCTCTAGATACATGGATTGAATATGATCTAGCACAACAACAAAAATCTTTAGAAACAATTGATACTGCTTATGCTGAACTTAAAGCACGATTAATTGAAGAAGCTAAAATTCGTCGTCAACAAGCATTAGAAAAAAAGCTTGCTGAAAAACGTGCTGAAGAAGAAGCTTATGCTCAACAATTACTTATTGATGAAGAGCAAAAAAGAATAGTAGAAACAGAAAAGCTTTCGAAATTAAAAGATAATGTAGATCTTGAAATTCGTCGTTATGCTTCACGTTATTCAAAAAACCCAGATAGCTTAGGATATTTCTTAACACATCATTTAAACCTTTCCGAACATGATGCTGTCGAACAAATTGATAGTCTTAAAATTCGTCTTGAATTAGAGGCCGATACCTTAATTGAACAAACTGTTCAGGCTTTTAGAGCAAAACTACATGCTGCAGCGCAAGACGAGATTGCATATCTTCTAGAAAACTCAAAAATAAAAAAAGATAATTAA
- a CDS encoding leucyl aminopeptidase, with translation MKLTINSSYQENSDQHLVILVDSEQIQNTATAYSIENINILVESTQFKAGLNESLPLINQTSVCANSLLLGLGKTAELKPAKLAEISKTIIKASQKKFKQISVDISKLPQELHYLFALSLTQAAYSFDEYKSKKNEFVLEQINLVATETTLNNEQLALIEAIQSGQTLARHLGNRPGNVCFPEYLADQAIALAAEFPDLLKVTVLDEQQIADLGMGAFLAVSKGSDRPGRIITLEYQANRSEAPVVLVGKGITFDTGGISLKPGAGMDEMKYDMCGSASVLGTMRALCEAKLPIHVVGAIAAAENMPSGKATRPGDIVTTMSGQTVEILNTDAEGRLVLCDTLTYVKRFNPALVIDIATLTGACVVALGSVLTGMFTPDDELAAELTTAGQTAFDRVWRMPVLEDYQEQLDSPFADIANIGGPKAGSVTAACFLQRFTREYRWAHLDIAGTAWNSGANKSATGRPVPLLMQFLANRVNTNG, from the coding sequence ATGAAACTTACTATTAATTCGTCATATCAAGAAAATTCTGACCAACATCTCGTTATTTTAGTAGATTCAGAACAGATCCAAAATACTGCAACAGCATATTCAATCGAGAACATCAATATCTTGGTCGAATCAACGCAATTTAAAGCTGGATTGAATGAATCACTACCTTTAATTAATCAGACATCTGTTTGTGCAAATAGCCTATTATTAGGTTTGGGTAAAACAGCTGAATTAAAACCAGCGAAATTAGCCGAAATTTCTAAGACAATTATCAAAGCTTCTCAAAAAAAATTCAAACAGATTAGTGTTGATATTTCAAAACTACCTCAAGAGCTTCATTATCTCTTCGCACTTAGTTTGACTCAAGCAGCATATTCTTTTGATGAATATAAATCGAAAAAAAATGAATTTGTTTTAGAACAAATTAATCTTGTTGCTACAGAAACAACTTTAAATAACGAACAGCTAGCACTTATTGAAGCAATTCAATCAGGTCAAACTCTTGCTCGTCATTTAGGTAATCGTCCAGGAAATGTATGTTTCCCAGAATATCTTGCAGATCAAGCAATTGCTTTAGCAGCAGAATTCCCAGATCTACTCAAAGTTACTGTTTTAGATGAACAACAAATTGCTGACCTTGGTATGGGTGCTTTCCTTGCTGTAAGCAAAGGTTCTGATCGCCCAGGGCGTATTATCACTCTAGAATATCAAGCAAATCGCTCTGAAGCACCTGTTGTTCTTGTGGGTAAAGGCATTACTTTTGATACAGGTGGCATTTCACTTAAACCAGGCGCTGGCATGGATGAAATGAAATACGATATGTGTGGTTCAGCATCTGTTTTAGGTACTATGCGTGCACTATGTGAAGCAAAACTACCTATTCATGTTGTAGGTGCTATTGCTGCTGCTGAAAATATGCCTTCAGGAAAAGCAACACGTCCAGGTGATATCGTAACAACGATGAGCGGTCAAACTGTTGAAATTTTAAATACAGATGCTGAAGGTCGTTTAGTACTTTGTGACACTCTCACTTATGTAAAACGTTTTAACCCTGCCCTTGTTATTGATATTGCAACATTAACAGGTGCATGTGTTGTTGCTTTAGGTTCAGTACTTACAGGTATGTTTACACCAGATGATGAATTGGCAGCAGAGCTCACTACAGCAGGACAAACAGCATTTGACCGTGTATGGCGTATGCCTGTTCTTGAAGACTATCAAGAACAATTAGATTCTCCATTTGCAGATATTGCAAATATTGGTGGTCCAAAAGCGGGTTCAGTTACAGCAGCTTGCTTCTTACAACGCTTTACTCGTGAATATCGTTGGGCACACTTAGATATTGCAGGTACAGCTTGGAATTCTGGTGCAAATAAATCTGCAACAGGTCGTCCTGTACCATTATTAATGCAATTCTTAGCTAATCGTGTAAATACGAATGGCTAA
- a CDS encoding VTT domain-containing protein: MFDFLLNLEQWLPVLLANYGVWIYAILFLVIFAETGSVFMFFLPGDSLLIAIGALCSTTDVIHLHYMGVTLIVASILGYTVNYYTGSYLGIKYFNKHTRYFKPEYLVKTNNYFTKHGGKTILVARFVPFVRSFAPFAAGSAKMNIISFSIYNVLGGFIWIGLLLAIGYGVGHTLSAVVDVF, from the coding sequence ATGTTTGATTTTTTACTAAATTTAGAACAGTGGTTACCAGTATTGCTAGCCAATTACGGAGTTTGGATTTATGCCATTCTATTTTTAGTAATTTTCGCAGAAACTGGCTCTGTATTTATGTTTTTCTTGCCAGGAGATAGCTTACTGATTGCTATTGGTGCTTTATGTTCAACGACAGACGTGATTCATTTGCACTATATGGGCGTTACTTTAATTGTAGCAAGTATTTTAGGATATACCGTAAATTACTATACAGGCAGTTATTTAGGGATTAAGTACTTTAATAAGCATACACGTTATTTTAAACCTGAATATTTGGTAAAAACCAATAACTATTTTACCAAACATGGTGGGAAAACAATTTTAGTTGCTCGTTTTGTTCCTTTTGTTCGTTCATTTGCACCTTTTGCAGCGGGGTCAGCAAAAATGAATATTATAAGTTTTTCTATTTATAATGTGCTTGGTGGATTTATTTGGATTGGACTTCTTTTAGCGATTGGCTATGGAGTAGGGCATACTTTATCTGCTGTTGTTGATGTGTTTTAA
- a CDS encoding riboflavin synthase: MFTGIIESLGKVESLQSVGGDIRLRIQTDLDMSDVHLGDSIATNGICLTVIEWGDKWYTADVSRESLNRTTLGQWKVGQPVNVEKAMLPTTRFGGHIVSGHVDAIGEITLVRKDARSLYFEVTAPVEIAKYLAEKGSITVDGISLTINHLRGHILSLNLIPHTAERTNIGTWQVGSKVNLEVDVLARYIERLLLGDKAAEVKSEKTDISLSFLAENGFLK, from the coding sequence ATGTTTACAGGCATTATTGAAAGTCTAGGTAAAGTAGAAAGTTTACAAAGTGTAGGCGGAGATATTCGTTTACGTATTCAAACAGATTTAGATATGTCTGATGTTCACCTAGGTGATTCTATTGCTACTAATGGCATTTGTTTAACCGTTATTGAATGGGGTGACAAATGGTATACAGCAGATGTTTCCCGCGAAAGTTTAAATCGAACGACTTTAGGTCAATGGAAAGTCGGGCAGCCTGTAAATGTCGAAAAAGCGATGTTGCCAACAACAAGATTTGGTGGACATATTGTCAGTGGACATGTAGACGCTATAGGTGAAATTACACTTGTACGTAAAGATGCTCGATCATTATATTTTGAAGTCACAGCGCCTGTTGAAATTGCAAAATATTTGGCTGAAAAAGGTTCTATTACTGTCGATGGTATTAGTTTGACGATTAATCATTTACGTGGTCATATTTTAAGTCTCAACTTAATTCCACATACTGCTGAACGTACTAATATTGGAACGTGGCAAGTAGGTTCTAAAGTCAATTTAGAAGTTGATGTTTTAGCACGCTATATTGAACGGTTATTATTGGGTGATAAGGCAGCTGAAGTAAAATCTGAAAAAACAGATATTAGTCTAAGTTTTCTCGCAGAGAATGGTTTTTTAAAATGA
- a CDS encoding DNA polymerase III subunit chi, which translates to MAKVSFYLFEKSPERQVESTCRLCRKIMRQAEAKIWLFCADKSLQQEIDDRLWTFDPTSFIPHGIHQLESSICISEHLPTSSDWIIFNFNNQIFENFESVNHVIEIIENNEIAKQLGREKFKQYRKHGIQPQTHKL; encoded by the coding sequence ATGGCTAAAGTAAGCTTTTATCTCTTTGAAAAAAGCCCTGAACGGCAAGTCGAAAGTACTTGCCGTTTATGTCGAAAAATTATGCGACAGGCTGAAGCTAAAATCTGGTTATTTTGTGCAGATAAATCCTTGCAACAAGAGATTGATGATCGATTATGGACATTTGACCCAACCAGTTTTATTCCACATGGCATTCATCAACTCGAAAGCTCAATCTGCATTTCAGAGCATTTGCCTACAAGTTCAGATTGGATTATATTTAATTTTAATAATCAAATATTTGAAAATTTTGAATCTGTAAATCATGTAATTGAAATTATTGAAAATAATGAAATAGCTAAACAACTTGGGCGTGAAAAATTTAAACAATACCGAAAACATGGTATCCAACCACAAACACATAAACTATAG